In Lujinxingia sediminis, a single genomic region encodes these proteins:
- a CDS encoding alpha/beta hydrolase: MKRAGLLAVVIIACGAIMMGWQSRLIFYPERLAADVDFELPRSAEEVQITTSDKEVLSAVLHRAQSSQGVILYFHGNAGSLRTWKDVSSDFVPLGYDTLVLDYRGYGKSTGRITEAGLYEDGRAAYRWLIQQGYHPDDVVIYGRSIGSGVASKVVSEVEARALILESPFSSLVTLGRELMPWALPGLTLRFRFPNEIHLAQTSLPVLLVHGRADELIGAHHSERLAEVLGERAELHLIEGGAHNDLAAFAPYHRAIAAFLASHRSGGAAHVPTAEPAP; this comes from the coding sequence ATGAAACGTGCCGGTCTGCTGGCTGTGGTCATCATTGCATGTGGAGCCATCATGATGGGTTGGCAGAGCAGGCTGATCTTCTATCCGGAACGCCTGGCGGCGGACGTCGACTTTGAACTTCCGCGCTCCGCCGAAGAGGTGCAAATCACAACCTCCGACAAGGAGGTGCTCAGCGCAGTGCTGCACCGCGCTCAATCCAGTCAAGGGGTTATCCTCTACTTTCATGGGAATGCCGGTAGCCTGCGCACCTGGAAAGACGTCAGCTCCGATTTCGTTCCTCTGGGCTACGACACGTTGGTGCTCGACTACCGGGGCTACGGAAAGAGCACCGGACGCATCACTGAGGCCGGGCTTTACGAAGACGGACGCGCGGCGTACCGCTGGCTCATTCAGCAGGGCTATCATCCTGATGACGTGGTGATCTACGGACGCAGCATCGGCAGCGGCGTAGCCTCGAAGGTGGTGAGCGAGGTTGAGGCCCGCGCGCTCATCCTGGAGTCGCCCTTTAGTAGTCTGGTGACCCTCGGCCGTGAGTTAATGCCCTGGGCATTGCCGGGGCTTACGCTGCGTTTTCGCTTCCCGAACGAGATCCATCTGGCGCAGACATCACTGCCGGTGCTCCTGGTCCACGGCCGCGCCGACGAGTTGATCGGAGCGCATCATAGCGAGCGCCTGGCGGAGGTCCTTGGGGAGCGCGCGGAGCTTCATCTCATTGAGGGCGGCGCTCATAACGACCTCGCTGCTTTCGCGCCCTACCACCGGGCGATCGCTGCGTTTCTCGCCAGTCATCGAAGCGGTGGTGCCGCCCATGTTCCCACCGCCGAGCCCGCACCTTAA
- a CDS encoding tRNA-(ms[2]io[6]A)-hydroxylase gives MNAPLSRQMLNLAQPTDDGWYERVKDHLDIILIDHAHLEKRAASTALSMIFRYTGRAGLARQLSAVVQEEMDHFSRMLDVLEARGVELVRLEPAPYASKLVKAVRSEEPSMFMDKLLVAGLIEARSCERFAILSENVEDPELAAFYRELFETEAMHYTLYTNLARDHFSREEVKTRLQELALIEVEALRASGETPRLHSF, from the coding sequence ATGAACGCCCCGCTCTCCCGACAGATGCTCAACCTTGCTCAGCCCACCGATGATGGATGGTATGAGCGGGTGAAGGATCATCTCGACATCATTCTCATCGACCACGCTCACCTGGAGAAACGCGCGGCGTCAACGGCGCTGAGTATGATCTTTCGCTACACCGGACGCGCGGGTCTGGCTCGTCAGCTCAGTGCGGTGGTGCAGGAAGAGATGGACCACTTCTCCCGGATGCTCGACGTGCTGGAAGCCCGCGGCGTCGAGCTCGTGCGGCTGGAGCCCGCTCCCTACGCCTCAAAGCTGGTGAAGGCGGTGCGCTCGGAGGAGCCCTCGATGTTTATGGATAAGCTCCTGGTGGCCGGGCTGATCGAAGCGCGCAGCTGTGAGCGTTTTGCCATCCTCAGTGAGAACGTCGAGGATCCGGAACTCGCGGCTTTCTACCGCGAGCTCTTTGAAACCGAGGCGATGCACTACACCCTCTACACCAACCTGGCCCGGGATCACTTCTCGCGTGAGGAGGTCAAAACCCGGCTGCAAGAACTGGCACTCATTGAGGTCGAGGCGCTGCGGGCCAGCGGTGAGACTCCTCGCCTGCACTCCTTCTGA
- a CDS encoding LemA family protein has protein sequence MDVSLIRNLSVMDEVWQGLQLVPTSPADVGLMVGVGLMLYLAYRALARKRFIEDLPLSTCAGVTVGMCRLHAKARAAHASDLLKAPGSGSPVVYWSERVEEQVAVVEEEPPTRQRRRHRRVRYEWREVSRRASRASFWLEDETGRVEVDPGGAEMHTRVDFQEVIEVARAGSRRRERARRRGGRTGLRRREVRVIHSGEEVSIIGPARLTQAADRLRIGPGNWNAPEYVITTLGEAKLTQNYGRWALFLLLVALALLGWWAGSGGVVESRAIRHAWAAPGEYPGARALLMAWALACVLMLYLKVIFDGMVALQNRVERAWSMLEVELARRHHLISTLVDLVRGYGAHEAEVMREVARRRNPALAGERGSEVRSRARSERDVQATSSCDALAEAYPNLRSSEHYLRLMDALRSTEDRVAWARTFYNDSVERHNTRLQRFPDRMVWRVFGVRPAPSERDRRRENTASDP, from the coding sequence ATGGACGTCAGCCTCATTCGCAACCTTTCGGTGATGGACGAGGTATGGCAGGGCCTTCAGCTGGTGCCTACCTCACCCGCGGATGTCGGGCTGATGGTGGGCGTGGGGCTGATGCTCTATCTGGCCTACCGGGCGCTGGCGCGAAAACGATTCATCGAAGACTTACCCCTGTCGACCTGTGCTGGTGTGACTGTGGGAATGTGTCGTCTCCACGCTAAGGCACGTGCTGCGCACGCGAGCGACCTGCTGAAAGCGCCGGGCTCGGGCTCTCCGGTGGTGTACTGGTCGGAGCGGGTCGAAGAGCAGGTCGCCGTCGTCGAGGAGGAGCCACCAACCCGGCAACGCCGCCGACACCGTCGTGTGCGCTATGAGTGGCGGGAGGTCAGTCGCCGTGCCTCCCGCGCATCATTCTGGCTCGAAGACGAGACTGGCCGGGTGGAGGTCGATCCAGGGGGCGCGGAGATGCACACGCGCGTCGATTTTCAGGAGGTGATTGAGGTGGCGCGCGCGGGCTCGCGCCGACGTGAGCGGGCGCGCCGACGAGGGGGACGAACCGGGCTTCGCCGCCGCGAGGTGCGCGTCATTCACTCTGGCGAAGAGGTCAGCATCATCGGCCCGGCCAGACTCACCCAGGCTGCCGACAGGCTGCGCATCGGTCCCGGGAACTGGAACGCGCCGGAGTACGTGATCACGACCCTGGGCGAGGCGAAGCTCACGCAAAACTACGGGCGTTGGGCGCTTTTTCTGCTCCTGGTAGCGCTCGCGCTCCTGGGCTGGTGGGCTGGCTCCGGAGGCGTGGTTGAGTCCCGGGCGATACGACATGCCTGGGCTGCCCCGGGCGAGTACCCCGGCGCCCGCGCCCTACTGATGGCCTGGGCGCTGGCCTGCGTGCTGATGCTCTACCTCAAGGTGATCTTCGACGGGATGGTGGCTCTCCAGAACCGTGTCGAGCGGGCCTGGTCGATGTTGGAGGTGGAGCTGGCCCGGCGACATCATCTGATCTCAACGCTCGTCGACCTTGTCCGCGGCTATGGGGCGCATGAGGCTGAGGTGATGCGGGAGGTCGCCAGACGTCGAAACCCGGCTCTAGCTGGCGAACGAGGTAGCGAGGTGCGCTCCCGGGCTCGGTCGGAGCGCGATGTGCAGGCTACCTCATCATGCGATGCGCTGGCGGAGGCGTATCCCAACCTTCGCTCCAGTGAGCACTACCTGCGTCTGATGGATGCGTTGCGATCCACAGAAGATCGCGTGGCGTGGGCCCGAACCTTCTACAATGACTCCGTTGAGCGACATAATACGCGCCTGCAGCGCTTCCCCGATCGCATGGTGTGGCGAGTGTTCGGCGTGCGGCCCGCTCCCAGCGAGCGGGATCGGAGACGCGAGAACACAGCGAGCGACCCATGA
- a CDS encoding SDH family Clp fold serine proteinase, with the protein MSAPHFNAIVDQLEALLACPTFVALASWQGEYAVDLDEDAGHRLVAQVLRRFRQANFQQAALVIVARGGHVAFAETLLRALRHLDVELSVVVPHEVSGMASVLALGAGQITLHPAAGLGACDRGLCVLERVPWTASLLDHLPDFADTSIFGEQATRVLSTIANQQRYRAEVRLGLARQVSARQISPELVAATSLERLGEEGVADLGALTRAGARVQVASPELSTLLEQLLLAARDNHGLFDTPRARFERSTDWADEVEFAPAEDVAGALLASAALRDLYLLDTGSPDPDSPRLQGRWVRPPGTQ; encoded by the coding sequence ATGAGCGCGCCTCATTTCAACGCCATCGTCGATCAGCTCGAAGCGCTCCTGGCATGCCCCACCTTCGTTGCGCTGGCGAGCTGGCAGGGGGAGTACGCCGTCGACCTCGACGAAGATGCGGGGCACCGCCTCGTGGCTCAGGTGCTTCGGCGCTTCCGTCAGGCGAACTTCCAGCAGGCGGCCCTGGTTATTGTGGCGCGTGGAGGCCACGTCGCCTTCGCCGAGACTCTGCTCCGTGCGCTTCGGCATCTTGATGTGGAGCTAAGCGTCGTGGTGCCTCACGAGGTCAGCGGTATGGCGAGCGTTCTCGCGCTGGGGGCGGGGCAGATAACCCTTCATCCGGCCGCCGGGCTCGGTGCTTGCGATCGGGGCCTGTGCGTGCTCGAACGTGTGCCATGGACAGCGAGTCTGCTGGACCATCTGCCCGACTTCGCCGACACCTCCATCTTCGGAGAACAAGCCACCCGGGTATTGAGTACGATCGCCAACCAGCAGCGCTACCGCGCCGAGGTGCGTCTGGGGCTCGCTCGCCAGGTAAGCGCTCGCCAGATCAGCCCGGAGCTCGTCGCCGCGACCTCGCTGGAGCGGCTGGGAGAGGAGGGCGTCGCTGACCTCGGAGCGCTCACGCGTGCGGGGGCTCGTGTCCAGGTTGCCTCCCCGGAGCTCTCGACCTTGCTCGAACAGCTCCTCCTCGCTGCCCGAGACAACCACGGGCTTTTCGACACCCCGCGCGCGCGTTTTGAGCGATCCACGGACTGGGCCGATGAGGTGGAGTTCGCCCCGGCCGAGGACGTCGCCGGCGCGCTGCTGGCCAGCGCAGCGTTACGCGACCTCTATCTGCTCGATACCGGAAGCCCCGACCCCGACTCCCCCCGCCTTCAGGGACGCTGGGTGAGGCCTCCAGGCACGCAATAG
- a CDS encoding NADP-dependent malic enzyme, with product MTVNSKHDGPIRRKDALDYHEFPRPGKVEVLPTKPLSTQRDLGLAYSPGVAEPCREIAADPQAAFRYTNRKNLVGIITNGTATLGLGDIGALASKPVMEGKAVLFKVLAGIDAFDIELDERDPDAFARCVKALEPTFGGINLEDIAAPHCFAIEERLRDELDIPVFHDDQHGTAIITGAALINALALQKKEIEEVRVVFAGAGAGAVACARLYESLGVKRDHITMVDIHGVIFEGREIDMDPYKGYFARKTDKRSLDEVMVDADVFVGLAAGGIISREMVASMAERPIIFALANPDPEIAYPEVMAVRDDAIMATGRSDYPNQVNNVLGFPFIFRGALDVGARRITESMKLAAVHALAALAREDVPEVVSEAYDESHIRFGPEYIIPKPFDPRVLLRLSPAIAEAAMAEGVARESVDLPTYVEALERLQGVSKGLMRRLINVAKREPKRIVFPEGTEDKIIKAAQILVDEGIACPILLGPVDVIRARAKELDIDLTGIELLDNERDPRFEELAHVYYRMRQRKGVTIADARDHLRSPEPYAMLLVHEGLADGVVSGVTRPYRESLKPALQIIGVDERQSRVAGMHVVVTRRGVKLFADTTVNIDPDADTLADIAIATADAARLFDLEPRVAMLSYTNFGASRHPDASRVAEATQIVKERRPNLNVDGEMQLEFATEADLRADKFAFSTLEGEANVLIFPDLNASNIGYKLLNQLGGAEVIGPILLGMRRPVNVLQFACSVPSIVHLTVVTCLRAQQLDRERDAR from the coding sequence ATGACCGTCAACTCCAAGCACGACGGCCCCATTCGCCGCAAAGACGCTCTCGACTACCACGAGTTTCCCCGTCCCGGTAAAGTCGAGGTCCTGCCCACCAAGCCCCTCTCCACCCAGCGCGATCTGGGGCTGGCATACAGCCCGGGCGTGGCCGAGCCCTGCCGCGAGATCGCCGCGGACCCGCAGGCCGCCTTTCGTTATACCAACCGAAAGAACCTGGTGGGCATCATCACCAATGGCACGGCCACCCTGGGGTTGGGCGACATCGGCGCGCTGGCAAGCAAACCGGTCATGGAGGGCAAAGCCGTTCTTTTTAAAGTTCTGGCGGGCATTGATGCCTTCGACATTGAGCTCGACGAACGCGACCCGGACGCGTTTGCTCGCTGCGTCAAAGCCCTTGAGCCCACCTTCGGAGGCATCAACCTGGAGGACATCGCCGCGCCGCACTGCTTTGCGATCGAGGAGCGTCTGCGCGACGAGCTGGATATCCCGGTTTTTCACGATGACCAACACGGTACGGCTATCATCACCGGTGCGGCGCTGATCAACGCGCTGGCGCTGCAGAAAAAAGAGATCGAAGAGGTGCGCGTGGTCTTTGCCGGTGCCGGTGCCGGCGCGGTGGCATGCGCGCGTCTCTACGAATCACTCGGGGTCAAACGCGACCACATCACCATGGTGGACATCCACGGGGTGATTTTTGAAGGGCGCGAGATCGACATGGATCCGTATAAGGGCTACTTCGCCCGTAAGACCGACAAGCGAAGCCTGGACGAGGTGATGGTCGATGCCGACGTCTTCGTCGGGCTCGCTGCGGGCGGCATCATCTCCCGTGAGATGGTCGCCTCGATGGCCGAACGCCCCATTATTTTTGCGCTGGCAAACCCCGACCCCGAGATCGCCTACCCGGAAGTGATGGCCGTGCGTGATGATGCGATTATGGCCACCGGGCGCAGCGATTATCCCAACCAGGTCAACAACGTGTTGGGCTTTCCCTTCATCTTCCGTGGGGCGCTGGACGTGGGTGCGCGGCGCATCACCGAATCCATGAAGCTGGCTGCCGTGCACGCGTTGGCGGCGCTGGCCCGCGAAGATGTCCCGGAGGTTGTGTCGGAAGCCTACGACGAGAGCCATATCCGCTTTGGCCCCGAATACATCATCCCCAAACCCTTTGACCCCCGCGTGTTGCTGCGCCTCTCGCCGGCGATCGCCGAGGCCGCCATGGCCGAAGGCGTGGCGAGGGAGAGCGTGGATTTACCGACGTACGTCGAAGCACTGGAGCGGCTCCAGGGGGTTTCCAAGGGCCTGATGCGCCGGTTGATTAACGTCGCCAAGCGCGAGCCCAAACGCATCGTCTTCCCGGAAGGCACCGAAGATAAGATCATCAAAGCAGCGCAGATTCTTGTCGATGAAGGGATCGCCTGTCCGATCCTTCTGGGACCGGTGGATGTCATCCGGGCGCGCGCCAAAGAGCTCGACATTGATCTGACCGGTATTGAACTTCTCGACAACGAGCGCGACCCGCGCTTTGAGGAGTTGGCCCACGTCTACTACCGAATGCGTCAGCGCAAAGGCGTGACGATTGCCGATGCGCGCGACCATCTGCGTAGCCCGGAGCCCTATGCGATGCTGCTCGTGCACGAAGGGCTTGCCGACGGCGTGGTCTCCGGGGTGACACGGCCCTACCGGGAGTCGCTGAAGCCTGCGCTGCAGATCATCGGCGTCGATGAACGCCAGAGTCGTGTGGCGGGCATGCACGTCGTCGTCACTCGCCGCGGCGTCAAACTCTTTGCCGATACGACGGTTAACATCGACCCGGACGCCGACACCCTGGCCGACATCGCCATCGCCACTGCCGACGCCGCACGCCTCTTCGACCTTGAGCCCCGCGTCGCCATGCTCAGCTACACCAACTTCGGGGCGAGCCGTCACCCGGACGCCAGTCGCGTGGCGGAGGCGACACAGATCGTTAAAGAGCGCCGCCCCAACCTCAATGTCGATGGCGAGATGCAACTGGAGTTCGCCACCGAGGCCGATCTTCGCGCCGATAAGTTTGCGTTCTCGACGCTGGAGGGTGAGGCCAACGTCCTGATCTTCCCGGACCTCAACGCCAGCAATATCGGCTACAAACTCCTCAACCAGCTCGGGGGCGCGGAGGTAATTGGCCCCATTTTGCTGGGGATGCGTCGGCCGGTAAACGTGCTGCAGTTCGCATGCTCCGTGCCCTCGATTGTGCATCTGACAGTCGTCACCTGTCTGCGGGCCCAACAGCTTGATCGCGAGCGCGACGCACGCTGA
- a CDS encoding DUF4105 domain-containing protein yields MSNATTHDDGPRWLRWVMALVMLPAALLAAALLTYVGGVGGELSPMRLGLGLAVLVAMVVWPVTPGIKRGGLLAALLAVLIGVFFIAQRPAAERDWQENVSRSPRATIEGREVTLRHVRDFRYDEEGEVEEARWYDATYNLDAMKQAYFILTTFGGVPGVAHVMVSFEFEDDRFVVLSAEARREEGESYDPIGGMFRQYELFYVAADERDALGLRTYVHKDPTWVIPMNAGPEKTAEFFVDMVERMEALATQPSWYHTVLNSCSSNLAAHYERINAVELPPDYRVLLPGFSEELIAELDLLPEGMSVAQARERFLINERALAAPLDANFSKAIRSTP; encoded by the coding sequence ATGAGCAACGCAACGACACATGATGACGGACCACGTTGGCTTCGCTGGGTGATGGCTCTTGTGATGCTTCCGGCCGCACTTCTTGCCGCTGCCCTCCTGACCTACGTCGGCGGTGTCGGCGGTGAGCTCAGCCCGATGCGCCTGGGGCTGGGGCTTGCGGTGCTGGTAGCAATGGTCGTCTGGCCCGTAACGCCGGGCATCAAACGAGGTGGGCTTCTTGCAGCATTGCTCGCCGTTCTGATCGGGGTTTTCTTCATCGCGCAGCGTCCCGCCGCCGAGCGCGACTGGCAGGAAAATGTCTCCCGCTCGCCTCGGGCGACGATCGAGGGCAGGGAGGTCACCCTGCGCCATGTGCGCGACTTCCGCTACGATGAGGAGGGCGAGGTCGAGGAGGCCCGCTGGTACGATGCGACGTACAATCTTGACGCGATGAAGCAGGCTTATTTCATACTCACCACCTTTGGCGGGGTGCCCGGAGTGGCGCACGTTATGGTGAGTTTTGAGTTTGAAGACGATCGCTTCGTGGTGCTCTCCGCAGAAGCCCGACGAGAAGAAGGGGAGAGTTACGATCCGATCGGCGGGATGTTTCGCCAGTACGAACTCTTCTACGTCGCTGCCGATGAACGCGACGCGCTGGGGCTTCGCACCTACGTCCACAAAGATCCTACCTGGGTGATTCCGATGAACGCCGGGCCGGAGAAGACCGCAGAGTTTTTCGTCGACATGGTCGAGCGTATGGAGGCTCTTGCCACGCAACCGAGTTGGTACCACACCGTGCTCAACTCCTGCTCCTCCAACCTGGCGGCTCACTATGAGCGCATCAACGCTGTGGAGCTTCCGCCGGACTATCGGGTGTTGCTCCCCGGGTTTAGTGAAGAGCTTATCGCTGAGCTCGATCTTCTACCGGAGGGCATGAGCGTGGCCCAGGCGCGCGAGCGCTTTTTGATCAATGAACGGGCGCTTGCGGCGCCTCTTGATGCGAACTTCTCAAAGGCGATCCGAAGCACGCCCTGA
- the sppA gene encoding signal peptide peptidase SppA, which yields MISPRQRIALLLSSLALTLPASLAAQPSPSQGVAVPDSSLTTQADSASLEINPAGVGFVRGSELGYRFFIPSDTFDDVLGSGHAASFALGNGYVGLGGQVQWLKRRELGPELGSYRKYTLGAAVAVPRFFSVGVGINMFGSRSSERLNDLTTLDVGMQWRVGEHLGLGMMVRDAMPAYLQEDSALPTRLGLGLALRGFEGRLVFDTELYHVRGERLVSVEPRVMGEVFPGLRLFARGAISLDTEREYEPRMVAMSTGAEMSLGLLGTSVAALLSKDAESADVAFNALNGRVWLGNQRRRSVVASSRRWVRLDLDNSIAEQAVSQLLGPSTRSFLELMQNIDAMANDPTVEGVILGVGNFNLGYGQLWELHQGFQRLHEAGKHSVALMSSTTTAGIYAASAAREVWMLPATPYAPTGLQAELTSYQGLLENLGVEAEFVRIGAYKSAPEAFVNPTPSEEALEQTGEYVEAIYDELTRRIALRRGLEPDAFKSIVDNAPLLPDEALDQGLVDALVYDDELSGRMRDLFGSRVRVDRGYRPVAIHDEAWGLRPEIAVVYIDGAIIDGGSGRSPLGGSVMTGAASVNATLRQLASDHRVKAVVLRIDSPGGSALASDLIYREVRALARTKPVIASMGNVAASGGYYVAAGADEIFATPNTLTGSIGIFAGKFNFEAFANRLGVTSTPVQRGERAGVFSLWRGWSEEELEGVSETMTYLYQLFLTQASAGRPLSADELDKVARGRVWTGTAAQEAKLVDSIGGILDAVRRAEELAGLTPDRAEVTTYGGMSGLPAPQGFGAWLRAFINANTAPNAPRFLDHLPQGALRRSLETIETQALWPLYFEQGQTLMLPAHPLKLH from the coding sequence ATGATCTCCCCTCGCCAGCGCATCGCGCTCTTGCTTTCCAGCCTCGCACTTACACTTCCCGCCTCACTCGCTGCGCAACCCTCCCCGAGCCAGGGCGTTGCGGTGCCGGACAGCTCGCTGACCACTCAGGCCGACAGCGCCAGCCTGGAGATCAACCCGGCCGGGGTGGGCTTCGTACGAGGCTCGGAGCTGGGTTATCGCTTTTTCATTCCCTCGGACACCTTCGATGATGTGCTGGGCTCGGGTCACGCAGCGAGCTTTGCGCTGGGCAATGGTTATGTGGGCCTGGGGGGCCAGGTGCAGTGGCTCAAACGCCGGGAACTTGGCCCGGAGCTTGGCAGCTACCGCAAGTACACCCTGGGAGCGGCCGTCGCTGTGCCGCGCTTTTTCAGTGTGGGGGTGGGCATCAACATGTTCGGCAGTCGCAGCAGCGAGCGCCTCAACGACCTGACCACGCTGGACGTAGGTATGCAGTGGCGGGTGGGAGAGCACCTGGGGCTGGGGATGATGGTCCGCGACGCTATGCCGGCCTATCTGCAAGAAGACAGCGCGCTGCCCACTCGCCTGGGTCTGGGGCTGGCGCTGCGAGGTTTTGAAGGGCGACTGGTCTTTGATACCGAACTCTACCATGTCCGCGGGGAGCGGCTTGTCTCCGTAGAGCCCCGGGTGATGGGTGAGGTTTTTCCCGGGCTACGCCTCTTTGCGCGCGGAGCGATCTCCCTGGATACCGAACGCGAGTATGAGCCACGCATGGTCGCGATGAGTACCGGTGCCGAGATGAGCCTGGGCCTTCTGGGAACCTCGGTGGCGGCCCTGCTGAGCAAAGACGCCGAGAGTGCCGATGTGGCGTTTAATGCGCTCAACGGTCGGGTGTGGCTGGGCAACCAGCGACGACGCTCGGTGGTGGCCTCATCACGGCGCTGGGTGCGCCTGGACCTTGATAACTCGATCGCCGAGCAGGCCGTCTCACAGCTCTTAGGTCCCTCGACCCGAAGTTTTCTGGAGCTGATGCAGAACATCGACGCCATGGCCAACGACCCCACCGTTGAGGGCGTGATTCTGGGGGTGGGAAACTTCAACCTGGGTTACGGCCAGCTCTGGGAACTTCATCAGGGCTTCCAGCGACTTCATGAGGCCGGCAAGCACAGTGTGGCGTTGATGAGTTCGACGACAACTGCCGGCATCTATGCAGCCTCGGCGGCGCGGGAGGTGTGGATGCTTCCGGCCACGCCCTACGCCCCGACCGGGCTCCAGGCCGAGTTGACCAGCTACCAGGGACTTCTGGAGAACCTGGGAGTGGAGGCGGAGTTTGTGCGCATCGGCGCGTATAAGTCGGCACCGGAGGCCTTTGTGAACCCGACACCCTCGGAGGAGGCGCTGGAGCAAACCGGCGAGTACGTCGAGGCCATCTACGACGAACTGACTCGCCGCATCGCGTTGCGTCGAGGGCTTGAGCCCGATGCATTTAAGTCGATCGTCGACAACGCCCCGTTGCTGCCGGATGAGGCGCTGGATCAGGGGCTTGTCGATGCGTTGGTCTACGATGATGAACTTTCCGGGCGGATGCGCGACCTCTTCGGCTCCAGGGTTCGGGTCGACCGAGGCTACCGACCGGTGGCCATTCATGATGAGGCCTGGGGGCTTCGTCCAGAGATCGCGGTGGTCTACATCGACGGCGCGATCATCGACGGAGGTTCAGGTCGCTCCCCTCTAGGGGGCAGCGTGATGACGGGCGCCGCAAGCGTCAACGCCACGTTGCGACAACTCGCCAGTGACCATCGGGTGAAGGCGGTGGTGCTGCGTATCGACAGCCCCGGGGGCAGCGCGCTTGCCAGTGACCTGATCTACCGGGAGGTGCGGGCGCTGGCACGAACCAAGCCGGTCATCGCCTCGATGGGGAACGTGGCGGCCAGCGGCGGATATTACGTGGCGGCCGGTGCCGATGAGATCTTCGCCACCCCCAATACCCTGACCGGCTCGATCGGCATCTTTGCCGGCAAGTTCAATTTCGAAGCGTTCGCCAACCGGCTCGGCGTGACCTCGACACCGGTTCAACGCGGGGAGCGCGCCGGGGTCTTCTCCCTGTGGCGAGGCTGGAGTGAGGAGGAACTCGAAGGGGTCAGTGAGACGATGACCTACCTCTACCAGCTCTTCTTGACGCAGGCCTCGGCCGGGCGCCCTCTGAGCGCCGATGAGCTCGACAAGGTGGCCCGTGGGCGCGTATGGACAGGGACGGCGGCGCAGGAGGCGAAACTTGTGGACTCCATCGGCGGTATTCTCGACGCGGTGCGCCGCGCTGAGGAGCTTGCCGGGCTGACCCCGGACCGCGCCGAGGTTACGACCTACGGAGGCATGAGCGGGCTGCCCGCGCCGCAGGGCTTTGGCGCCTGGCTGCGAGCCTTCATCAACGCGAATACGGCCCCGAATGCCCCGCGTTTTCTTGACCATTTGCCTCAGGGTGCCCTTCGGCGCTCTCTGGAGACGATCGAAACTCAGGCGCTGTGGCCTCTTTACTTCGAGCAAGGGCAGACGCTGATGCTGCCCGCTCACCCCTTGAAACTTCATTGA
- a CDS encoding DUF1963 domain-containing protein, protein MNNETILPPELSTFRRTAYRPVTAEGDADLRGSKFSGRPWLQHDEPWPLCPNCNTPQQLFVQLNLASLPPDQQKHLGDRGLLQLFYCTSSDPLCEVECEAYFPFARSVMARRIDDVSEPANTGAQGPVQPFAARRIEGWEAIDDDVPGYEELDQLGHELSPEAEQALEEAERPVTGDKLGGWPAWVQGVEYPSCPTCSTRMEVVLQIDSNDNLPYMFGDMGAGHLTCCPNHPDVLTFAWACY, encoded by the coding sequence GTGAACAACGAGACCATCCTCCCGCCCGAACTCTCGACCTTCCGTCGAACCGCGTACCGACCTGTCACCGCAGAGGGCGATGCCGATCTTCGTGGGAGCAAGTTCAGCGGACGTCCCTGGCTTCAGCACGATGAGCCGTGGCCCCTGTGCCCCAACTGCAACACGCCGCAGCAGCTCTTTGTTCAGCTCAACCTCGCCAGCCTTCCCCCGGATCAGCAAAAGCACCTGGGCGATCGTGGCCTCCTGCAACTCTTCTACTGCACCAGCAGCGACCCTCTCTGCGAGGTGGAGTGTGAGGCGTACTTCCCCTTCGCCCGCAGCGTTATGGCGCGTCGCATCGACGACGTCTCGGAACCTGCCAACACCGGCGCTCAAGGTCCTGTGCAGCCCTTCGCCGCGCGACGCATCGAGGGGTGGGAGGCCATCGACGATGATGTGCCCGGCTATGAAGAACTCGACCAGCTCGGCCATGAACTCAGCCCTGAAGCGGAGCAAGCGCTCGAAGAGGCCGAGCGTCCGGTTACCGGCGATAAGCTCGGTGGTTGGCCAGCCTGGGTCCAGGGCGTGGAATACCCCTCCTGCCCGACATGCAGCACCCGGATGGAGGTCGTCTTGCAGATCGACTCCAACGACAACCTCCCCTACATGTTTGGTGACATGGGCGCAGGGCATCTGACCTGCTGTCCGAACCACCCCGACGTGCTGACCTTTGCATGGGCCTGCTATTGA